Proteins found in one Nitrosopumilus maritimus SCM1 genomic segment:
- the ilvN gene encoding acetolactate synthase small subunit codes for MWAILSILVENKPGILFKVTHLFRARDFNIDSISVGVTENPEYSKMTITTFGDEKQIDQIVKQLDKMIDTVRVERLDEHKTVYRELSIFKIKLSNANDSMEVNKLANAYGGKVHDVKKDSIMVELTATPDQIKAFEELAKPFGILDVARTGVAALQRSGAE; via the coding sequence ATGTGGGCCATTCTTTCTATATTAGTTGAAAACAAACCTGGAATCTTATTCAAGGTCACACACCTATTTCGTGCAAGAGATTTCAATATTGACAGCATCTCTGTAGGTGTGACTGAAAATCCTGAATATTCCAAAATGACAATTACCACATTTGGTGATGAAAAACAGATAGACCAGATTGTAAAACAACTCGATAAAATGATTGATACTGTGAGAGTAGAGCGTTTAGATGAGCACAAAACAGTCTACAGAGAACTTAGTATTTTTAAGATTAAACTAAGTAATGCTAATGATAGTATGGAGGTAAACAAATTGGCAAATGCATATGGTGGTAAAGTCCATGATGTCAAAAAAGACTCTATTATGGTAGAATTAACTGCAACACCTGATCAAATCAAAGCATTTGAAGAATTAGCAAAACCATTTGGCATCCTTGATGTTGCAAGAACTGGTGTTGCAGCTTTGCAAAGGAGTGGTGCTGAATGA
- the ilvB gene encoding biosynthetic-type acetolactate synthase large subunit yields MSDMENMIGAKALMTAMEKEGVKEVFGLPGGANLPMYDEFARCDIRHILARHEQSAAHMADGFGRVSRKPGVCFATSGPGATNILTGIATAQADSAPMVAVTGQVPTPMIGKDAFQESDIIGMANPVVKYAFQPRHASEIPEVVKKGFFIAETGRPGPVLIDIPKDVQQNEAEMVFPDEFKIQGYHPWADPDIVAVEKAIDMLLHAQKPVILAGGGTIISSAFAELQAVAEALMLPVVTTFKGKGAFPENHPLSLGPIGMHGHAEANKIMTEADCVLAIGTRFSDRSVGTFEEFEKNLKIIHMDVDPAEIGKNQTAQLAVVGDVQMNLRIMVKLLLQKAIKKTDETPWVKHVKETKAYWQENLKLHPGEMGAAKILRKLREILPKESIITTEVGQHQMWASLFYDVIQPGTFFSSTGLGTMGWGFPAAIGAKVAKPDVPVVDIAGDGSFAMTENSLATAVLEDIPVIVFVMNNFTLGMVAQWQRTFYERRMIGVDQGKWCPDYVKLAESYGAQGIRAQSMDELDKAIKDALSSDVATVIDIPIDPEEDVLPFVAPGTSLKDMILPS; encoded by the coding sequence ATGAGTGATATGGAAAATATGATTGGTGCAAAGGCCTTGATGACTGCAATGGAAAAAGAAGGCGTCAAGGAAGTATTTGGTTTACCTGGAGGTGCAAATCTTCCAATGTATGATGAATTTGCTAGATGTGATATTAGACATATTTTGGCAAGACATGAACAATCTGCAGCTCATATGGCTGATGGATTTGGAAGAGTAAGTCGAAAGCCTGGAGTTTGTTTTGCAACATCTGGACCTGGCGCTACCAATATTCTTACTGGCATTGCAACAGCACAAGCTGACTCTGCACCAATGGTTGCAGTAACTGGACAAGTTCCTACTCCTATGATCGGAAAAGATGCATTTCAAGAAAGTGATATTATTGGAATGGCAAATCCTGTTGTAAAATATGCATTTCAACCAAGACATGCTTCAGAAATCCCTGAAGTTGTAAAGAAAGGATTCTTCATTGCAGAAACTGGAAGACCTGGACCTGTTTTAATTGACATTCCAAAAGATGTGCAACAAAACGAAGCTGAAATGGTTTTTCCTGATGAATTTAAAATTCAAGGTTATCATCCTTGGGCTGATCCTGATATTGTTGCAGTTGAAAAAGCAATTGATATGTTACTTCATGCTCAAAAACCTGTAATCTTAGCTGGTGGTGGAACAATCATTTCATCCGCATTTGCAGAATTACAAGCTGTTGCTGAAGCATTAATGCTTCCTGTAGTTACTACCTTCAAAGGAAAAGGCGCATTTCCTGAAAACCATCCTTTATCATTAGGGCCAATTGGAATGCATGGTCATGCAGAAGCAAACAAAATCATGACTGAGGCTGATTGTGTTTTAGCAATTGGTACCAGATTTTCTGACAGGTCTGTTGGAACTTTTGAAGAGTTTGAGAAAAATCTAAAGATTATCCACATGGATGTTGATCCTGCTGAAATTGGTAAAAACCAAACAGCACAACTTGCAGTAGTTGGTGATGTACAGATGAATCTTAGAATTATGGTAAAGTTACTTTTGCAAAAAGCAATCAAAAAGACTGACGAGACCCCTTGGGTAAAACATGTTAAGGAAACTAAAGCCTATTGGCAAGAAAATTTGAAATTACATCCTGGTGAAATGGGTGCTGCAAAAATTTTACGTAAATTAAGAGAGATATTACCAAAAGAATCTATCATCACAACAGAAGTAGGACAACATCAAATGTGGGCATCCTTATTTTATGATGTAATTCAACCTGGAACTTTCTTTAGTTCTACTGGACTTGGTACTATGGGTTGGGGATTCCCAGCAGCAATTGGTGCCAAAGTGGCAAAACCTGATGTTCCTGTTGTAGATATTGCAGGAGATGGTAGTTTTGCAATGACTGAAAACTCTCTTGCAACTGCAGTGCTAGAAGACATTCCTGTAATTGTATTTGTAATGAACAACTTTACATTGGGAATGGTAGCTCAATGGCAAAGAACATTTTATGAAAGAAGAATGATTGGAGTGGACCAGGGAAAATGGTGTCCTGATTATGTTAAATTAGCAGAATCTTATGGAGCTCAAGGAATAAGAGCACAATCCATGGATGAACTTGATAAGGCAATCAAAGACGCATTGAGTAGTGATGTTGCAACAGTAATTGATATTCCAATTGATCCTGAAGAAGACGTATTGCCATTTGTAGCTCCTGGAACTTCGCTTAAGGATATGATATTACCATCATAG
- a CDS encoding 2-isopropylmalate synthase, which translates to MTNVRIFDTTLRDGEQTLGVSLSPDQKLAIAKKLDELGVDAIEAGFPVISEGELQAVKMITAAGLSSEICGLTRTIKKDIDAAIDAGLNYVHTFIATSDIHLEHKLQMTREQALEKAIEAVEYGKSHGLQVEFSAEDASRTDREFLKKVFSEVAKAGADRVNIPDTVGYSTPEYMAQITKDTIEATNLPVSVHCHNDFGLAVANALAGIHVGAACAHVTINGIGERAGNASLEELSMALKCLPYEQKYETNIKSELIYDVSRFISKTVGIIVQPNKAIVGANAFGHESGIHTHGVLNNPLTYEPISPELVGRKRWLKVGKHAGVHGMNAMLEEYGVKPTEDQAKQILEKVKVLGDQGKQITDVELLSMASEVLGKKDLKRIVQLTGFSVSTGIGTMPYAFVKLNVDGQDHIGTDYGVGPVDAALNAIQKITGKISEIRIKDYGLASISGGSGALCEVTVKVEDPLGNKVSAKSVGEDIVTTSVKAVIDAINRIMLKKMLQEKQVS; encoded by the coding sequence ATGACAAATGTTAGAATTTTTGATACAACATTAAGAGATGGAGAGCAAACACTTGGTGTTTCATTATCTCCTGATCAAAAATTAGCAATTGCAAAAAAATTAGATGAATTAGGCGTTGATGCTATAGAAGCTGGTTTTCCAGTAATTTCAGAAGGTGAATTACAAGCAGTCAAGATGATTACTGCTGCTGGATTGTCATCTGAAATTTGTGGATTAACTAGAACTATCAAAAAAGACATTGATGCAGCAATTGATGCAGGATTAAACTATGTGCATACTTTTATTGCAACATCTGACATTCACTTGGAACACAAACTCCAGATGACCCGTGAACAAGCATTAGAAAAAGCAATTGAGGCAGTTGAGTATGGTAAATCTCATGGTTTGCAAGTAGAGTTTTCAGCTGAAGATGCTTCTAGAACTGATAGGGAATTTTTGAAAAAAGTTTTCAGCGAAGTTGCAAAAGCAGGAGCTGATAGAGTAAACATTCCTGACACTGTTGGTTATTCCACTCCAGAATATATGGCACAAATTACAAAAGATACCATCGAAGCTACAAACTTGCCAGTAAGTGTTCACTGTCACAATGACTTTGGATTAGCTGTCGCAAATGCTTTGGCTGGAATTCATGTTGGTGCAGCATGTGCACATGTTACAATCAATGGAATTGGTGAACGTGCAGGCAATGCCTCATTAGAGGAATTATCCATGGCACTCAAGTGTTTGCCATATGAGCAAAAATATGAGACTAATATCAAATCAGAATTAATTTATGATGTATCTCGATTCATCTCTAAAACTGTAGGAATTATTGTTCAACCAAACAAGGCTATAGTTGGTGCCAATGCATTTGGTCATGAATCCGGCATTCACACTCATGGTGTATTGAATAATCCCTTAACTTACGAACCAATCAGCCCTGAATTAGTAGGACGAAAGAGATGGCTCAAAGTAGGAAAGCATGCAGGAGTTCATGGAATGAATGCAATGTTAGAAGAGTATGGAGTAAAACCCACTGAAGATCAAGCAAAACAAATCTTGGAAAAAGTCAAGGTGTTAGGTGACCAAGGAAAACAAATCACTGATGTTGAACTCTTGTCCATGGCAAGTGAAGTTTTAGGTAAAAAAGATCTTAAACGAATTGTACAGTTAACTGGATTCTCTGTTTCAACTGGAATTGGAACAATGCCTTATGCATTTGTTAAACTCAACGTTGATGGACAAGATCATATTGGAACTGACTATGGAGTAGGTCCAGTTGATGCAGCATTAAACGCAATTCAGAAAATTACTGGCAAGATTTCAGAAATTAGAATCAAAGACTATGGATTGGCATCAATCTCTGGCGGTTCTGGTGCTTTATGTGAAGTTACTGTAAAGGTGGAGGATCCATTAGGTAACAAGGTTTCAGCAAAATCAGTTGGAGAGGACATTGTTACTACTTCTGTTAAGGCAGTTATTGATGCAATTAACAGAATCATGCTCAAAAAGATGCTACAAGAAAAACAGGTAAGCTAA